A window of Clostridium sp. 'White wine YQ' contains these coding sequences:
- the tsaE gene encoding tRNA (adenosine(37)-N6)-threonylcarbamoyltransferase complex ATPase subunit type 1 TsaE gives MEYIIDSVEKTLSLGEKLGQLAQAGDVFCLTGDLGTGKTHISKGFAKGLGVSEEITSPTFNIVNEYHSGRIPLFHFDVYRVSDSDEIMAIGFDEYVFGKGATLIEWANYIEDILPEEFVHINIKKVPELGENFRKIRIKAFGQRFKNFEEKIL, from the coding sequence ATGGAATATATTATTGATTCTGTAGAAAAAACTCTATCCCTTGGCGAAAAATTAGGTCAATTAGCTCAAGCTGGAGATGTTTTTTGTTTAACTGGAGATTTAGGTACCGGTAAAACTCATATATCTAAAGGATTTGCAAAAGGACTCGGAGTAAGCGAGGAAATAACCTCTCCTACTTTTAATATAGTAAATGAATATCATAGTGGTAGAATACCTTTATTCCATTTTGATGTATATAGAGTAAGTGATTCTGATGAAATTATGGCAATTGGGTTTGATGAATATGTTTTCGGGAAAGGTGCTACATTAATAGAATGGGCTAATTACATAGAGGATATACTTCCTGAAGAATTTGTACATATTAATATAAAAAAAGTTCCTGAGCTTGGAGAAAACTTTAGAAAGATTAGAATTAAAGCTTTTGGACAAAGATTTAAAAATTTTGAGGAGAAAATTTTATGA
- a CDS encoding metal ABC transporter substrate-binding protein has protein sequence MKKVTFALIIVNLIMFIGLFIFPQTVVSSKVDHTSKERAPYLNIMASNKPTYLMIKKLVKDRHSVEFLLKSQDEIKNYTINDDIVNNISRMNVFVYSGDAFEPWTKDLISNLDKGKTGIIDLSRGTKGLKDSDGKQNPYYWMDFDNYKIALFNVKSELQTDDLDNRNYYEDNYNNIVSKFESDNSKNVESIRKINGTDFYYADNSLEYYSKYLNSKSNILDSEKVSKIITEKKDIKPFIVFYEKDETIESYKNSLITKGAMFIKVSTYNGDKEFADLLTENINNTYNSLKTLEISN, from the coding sequence GTGAAAAAGGTAACTTTCGCCTTAATTATAGTAAACTTAATAATGTTTATAGGACTTTTTATTTTCCCGCAAACAGTGGTATCAAGTAAAGTTGATCATACAAGCAAGGAAAGAGCTCCTTATTTAAATATAATGGCGTCCAATAAACCAACTTATCTAATGATTAAAAAATTAGTCAAGGATAGACATAGTGTAGAATTTTTGCTAAAAAGTCAAGATGAGATAAAAAACTATACCATTAATGATGACATAGTAAATAATATTTCAAGAATGAATGTATTTGTTTATTCAGGTGATGCATTTGAACCATGGACTAAAGATCTTATTAGCAATCTTGATAAGGGGAAAACTGGAATAATTGATTTATCAAGAGGTACAAAGGGCTTGAAAGATTCAGACGGCAAACAAAATCCTTATTATTGGATGGATTTTGATAACTATAAAATAGCATTATTTAATGTAAAAAGTGAATTGCAGACTGATGATTTAGATAATAGAAATTATTATGAAGATAATTATAATAATATAGTAAGTAAATTTGAAAGTGACAATTCAAAGAATGTTGAAAGTATAAGAAAAATAAATGGTACAGATTTTTATTATGCTGATAATTCTTTGGAATACTATAGCAAGTATCTAAATTCTAAATCAAATATTTTGGACAGTGAAAAAGTAAGTAAGATTATTACCGAAAAAAAAGATATAAAACCATTTATAGTTTTTTATGAAAAAGATGAGACTATAGAAAGCTATAAAAATTCATTAATAACAAAAGGTGCGATGTTTATAAAAGTAAGCACATATAATGGAGATAAAGAATTTGCTGATCTTTTAACTGAAAACATTAATAACACCTATAATAGCTTAAAAACCTTAGAGATAAGTAATTAA